One Candidatus Nitrososphaera evergladensis SR1 genomic window, AGTGAAAGTGCGCCTCTTACTTTCAGTTGCATCATTAGGGCTTTGGCATGAAGAGCCCTATTTAATAGTAACTACATTGTGAGCGTTATAGGTTCTAATCGTGTAAAATTTACACGCGCAAAAACGGTGCAAGAAAATATAGGAAAAAGGCGCTAGCTAGACCTTTGACAGCGCCTTGCGCTTGCTCTGGGCGATCTCTTCCTTTACCTTCTGCTCCATAGAGTCGCGCTCGGACTTTAGCTGCGCCTTGGCCTTTTCAAAATGATTGGTTATATCATTGCTCATGCGCTTGTTGTCGCCTCTGCCTCTGCCAGCTTTTTCCTGTCAAGGACTACTTTAACCTTCTTGATCCGGACAAACTCTTCGCGCTCGCGCTCTTCAAGCGTCGCCTTGATGAAGTAGATGGCATCCTGGTACTGCGGGATGATGATGTATTCCAGCGCGTTGATGAGTTTTTGCGTGCGTTCCAGCTCTTTTGCAAGGCTGAATATCGCGTTTTCGTACTCGGCGGCCTTGCAGACTGACGGGAGCATGTTCTTTATCAGTTTCGACGCCTTGTCGACTGACGCGTTCGTTTCTATGAAACCATAAGAGAGGTGCTGGCTTCCTTCGCGCGTTTTCACGGTCAGGGTCGGGATCTTGACGTCGACGATCCTGCGCACGTTGACGTCGGTCTCCATCACGCTCGGCGTCGAATCAGAGATGGATTCAAGAGTGGTGGTTCCAAGCGTCATGTATGCGTTGTAGACTGCAGAATAGATCTCGCCAAGCGGTGACCATATGTCTTCCCTTGCCTTGTTGGCTTCCTCTATCATCTCGTCTATCTTTTTCAGGAGCACCTCGCGCTTGTCGTCAAGGATCTTGTGCACCATCTTGGCTACCTGCATCGAGCGGCGTATCTTGATGAGCTCGATCTTTGTTGCGGTTACCCTTCTTGATGACATATTATTACTTGCTGCCCTTGTAGTATGCCTTGATGTACTTTTCCTTGATCTTGGTCAGCTCGGCCTCTGGAAGCGTCGACAGCACTTCCCACGCCCTTGCGAGCGTCTCGTCGAGGTTCCTGTTCTCGTCTGCGGCCTGCTTTAAGAAGTGGTTCTCAAACATGTCGCCTGCGTCCAGGTACTTTAGGTCGGTTCCTGTGAGGCCGGCGCGGCCGACGATTTCTGCCAAGGCGCGCACTTCTTGCGCCCTCGAATAGAGGTCGTACATCTGGTTCCCTACCTCAGGGTGGTCTGCGCGTGTCTTGCCCTCGCCCACTCCGTCCTTCATGAGCCTTGACAGCGATGACAGCACGTTCACCGGCGGGTAGATTCCCTTTCTGAACAGGTCGCGTCCAAGCACTATCTGGCCTTCGGTGATGTATCCGGTAAGGTCTGGAATAGGGTGCGTGATGTCGTCTGCCGGCATTGAAAGGATCGGCACCTGCGTGACAGAGCCGTTCTTGCCCTTTATCCTGCCTGCGCGCTCGTAGTTGTTTGCAAGGTCGGTGTAAAGGTAGCCGGGATAGCCCTTTCTGCCGGGCACTTCTTCCCTTGCCGCGGATATTTCGCGCAGCGCCTCTGCATAGTTGGTCATGTCAGTCAGTATAGCAAGCACGTGCATTCCAAGGTCAAACGCGAGGTACTCTGCCACCGTCAATGCCACTCTAGGCGTGATGATGCGCTCGATTGCAGGGTCGTCTGCGAGGTTGAGGAACAGAACAGAACGCCTGAGCGCGCCCGACTCTTCGAGGCTGCGCTTAAAGTATTGCGCCTCAGAGTACTGCACGCCGATTGCTGCAAACACCACAGCGAAATCCTCCTTGGTGCCGACGACTGACGCCTGGCGCGCGATCTGCGCGGCAAGGATGTTGTGGGGCATGCCAGAGCCAGAGAATATCGGCAGCTTTTGTCCCCTGACGAGCGTGAGCATGCCGTCGATAACTGACACGCCTGTCTGGATGAACGACGTCGGGTATTCCCGCCTTTCAGGGTTCATGGGCTCGCCGTTGACGTCGAGAAACTTGTCGGCTATTGGCTCCGGGAGGCCGTCGTTTGGCCTGCCGAGGCCGTCAAACACCCTGCCGAGGAGCTCCTGCGACACGGGCATCTCCATGGTCTTGCCGAGGAACTTGGCCTTGGTGCCAGACACCGTGAGGCCGGTCGTCCCCTCAAAGACCTGCACTACAGCCTTGCCAAAGCCCACTTCGAGGACCTTGCCAAGCCTGCGCTCGCCTTCCGCCGTCTCGATTTCAACCAGCTCGTCAAAGGACGCCTTGGTTATGCCGTCGATAACCATCAACGGGCCCTTGATTTCTGCTACTTTGGTATATTCAATTCCGGATGCTGTTGATTCAGGCAACTACTTTAACCTCCTCTGTCTTTGCGCCACCCGCGCCCAGTTTGCGGAAGCCCTCGTCAAGCGCCTTGTCAAGGTCTGCCAGCTTGGCAAGCTGGTCTTCTGGGATGTCAAACTTGGCCTTTAGGAGCTGCGGGATTATCGGCATTGCGCGAATGTCCGCAAGCGGGACTTCGGCCTTTAGCGCCTTTTGCGCTTCCTTGAAGAACTTGACCATCAGCTTTACCAGCTTTACCTGTTTCTCCGGGCTGCAGTAGGTGTCAACCTTGTCAAACGAGTTCTGCTGTAAGATGCCGATTTTTATCATCCTTGCAACTTCAAGCACCAGCTTTTCCTCGTCGGGGAGCGCTTCGGGCCCAAGGAGCCTGACGATTTCCTTCAGGGTGTCTTCTCTCTGCAGGATGTGGTACGACTCGCCGCGCAGCTCGTACCA contains:
- a CDS encoding V-type ATP synthase subunit D, translating into MSSRRVTATKIELIKIRRSMQVAKMVHKILDDKREVLLKKIDEMIEEANKAREDIWSPLGEIYSAVYNAYMTLGTTTLESISDSTPSVMETDVNVRRIVDVKIPTLTVKTREGSQHLSYGFIETNASVDKASKLIKNMLPSVCKAAEYENAIFSLAKELERTQKLINALEYIIIPQYQDAIYFIKATLEEREREEFVRIKKVKVVLDRKKLAEAEATTSA
- a CDS encoding V-type ATP synthase subunit B, with the translated sequence MPESTASGIEYTKVAEIKGPLMVIDGITKASFDELVEIETAEGERRLGKVLEVGFGKAVVQVFEGTTGLTVSGTKAKFLGKTMEMPVSQELLGRVFDGLGRPNDGLPEPIADKFLDVNGEPMNPERREYPTSFIQTGVSVIDGMLTLVRGQKLPIFSGSGMPHNILAAQIARQASVVGTKEDFAVVFAAIGVQYSEAQYFKRSLEESGALRRSVLFLNLADDPAIERIITPRVALTVAEYLAFDLGMHVLAILTDMTNYAEALREISAAREEVPGRKGYPGYLYTDLANNYERAGRIKGKNGSVTQVPILSMPADDITHPIPDLTGYITEGQIVLGRDLFRKGIYPPVNVLSSLSRLMKDGVGEGKTRADHPEVGNQMYDLYSRAQEVRALAEIVGRAGLTGTDLKYLDAGDMFENHFLKQAADENRNLDETLARAWEVLSTLPEAELTKIKEKYIKAYYKGSK